The Triticum urartu cultivar G1812 chromosome 5, Tu2.1, whole genome shotgun sequence genome contains the following window.
ATCGGGAGGCGGCCCCCCACTGAAGGCAAGCCGCACACAGGCACAGGCACAAACAGATGGTGAGCATGTAGCGGAAGCAACTCAAGCGGGCGGAAGCGACGAGGTAAGAAGGAGCGGGGCGTGCAGAGGTGCAGCGTGCGTACTTGGCGTGGGCACGGCCAGGACCGGGGTGAGGACGTGGATGAGCTTGAAGGCGGGAGGCGCGTCGTCCCTGGCGAAGTTGGCGAGCGCCCACTGGAGGACGTAGGCGCTGGATTTGGAGCCGCCGAGCGCCAGCCCGACGACGGTGGGCGCCGCGCCCGCTCCGGTCCCGTCTCCCTCGTTGGCGGCCATCGGTGGATCAGCCGCACGCCCTGTTCATCAGCGAGAGGCAGGGAAATGAAATCGATCAGCAACAGAAGCAGGAAATTACCGACGCGCCCTCGTCGGAGAAGAGCGAGAGAGAGACAAGCACAGGGGTTCCACCGCCGCGGATGCCGCGCGCGGAACCGCCGACTAGACTAGGGTACGGCCTCTCGAGCCGAGCAGAGCAGTCGAGCGCGCGCGCGCTCTGGTCGGGGaagagcgagcgagcgagcgagaggtGCACAGGGGTTGCGCCGCTGCGTCTGGCGCGCGAAGCCTCGCCTCCGCCACCGCCGACGACTAGGGCTTCTCGAGCGAGCCGAGCGGTAGCGGTCGCGCGCGCTCTGGGGTAGGGGGAGGGGTTTCACATGCATTTGGTGGGGGTGCGGCGGGGCTTACCCGTGGAGCGCGGGCGGCGCTTCACTTCGGCCGGCGTCGGcgtcggcgacggcgacggcgaggccccCGGAGCGGAGGAGAGAGGAGGGAAGCTACGCTACGGCGCGGCGGTTATGGAAGAAGAGAGCAGAGGGGTGCGGAGTTTGTAGGACGGAACGGACCTGGTCGCATGGGCCACGCTGGTTTTGTGGGCCGGTCAGAGTGAAAGCCCGCTTCGGTTGGCCAGCTGGCTGTTGGGCCCATCCATTCCTTCCTTGCTCTAGGGCTCGGCTCGGCCCACCCACCTCCGCTCTGccccccctcaaaaaaaaaaaactgtCGCCGCTGCACGCTGAGCCGGACCGCCGCTGGAGGGGAGGAACCGCGGTCGCCGCCGGCCGCTGGGAAGAAGATGATCCCGCCGGGCGGCCGTGCGCTGCTCCCTTCCGACGAAGAGCTCCGACCGGAGGTATACCCCTCCGCTTCCGTTCCTCCACCCCCGAGCTGCTGAATCACCATGGATTCACTCCCCTATGGCAACCTAGGCCTGCCTCCCCTCCACTTAATCGATCCCTAGCTCTAGCTCATTTGACTCCCAACAGGATTTTCCTTAGGATTTAGGGTCAAAGCAGCAACCACTAGTAGCATTTCGATTTCGTTTTTGACAAGGCATGAATAATAACCTGTAAATGCTAGCTACAATTCAGTATGTGGTATGTTTGTTTCTCTGTCTGAGTGGCATGCTGCCATTGCTTGCCAATTTCACTGCACAGGAAGCTGGACTGCACATGAGCACATTGATCTAGTCAGCAGTCTTGTTTCATGACAAATATGATGTGAGTAAATGAGTGCCCTCACAGAAGAGACATTATCTGAGTCCCaagatagatagatagatcatTGCACTTTGATGAAAACCCAATCATCATATATAAGGTGGTTTCTTTCATATACAGGAGCACAGGTGAGGGCTTGTCTTCTGACATGCATCTCTAGTTATAAGCAGAGCTTACAAAACCGTATCTTATTTAGTCAAGCTGCTCTGCAATATACTCCTACCTTATTACTTTCTGCCATTCCAAACATCAACTTATATATAGGTTACATTAATTCATTCATACTCACAGCTGCACTGAACTATTGACTTGAGTTAGGATACATACAGTATATATATATTATGGCTATATGAGTACCTCACCTTGTACATGCAGATGTACTAGTTCATCATTTCTGGGTGCAGGTTTTACACCCCCCAAAAGAATGTCACTAACTGCTATGTGGTGTGGTGGACATGGCTATGGCTCCTGCACCAGTTTGTGCCTGATCCACCTCTTCTTCCCCCTCCCCAATTATCCTCTTCCAGAACCAGTGCTTCCTCCACACCTGCTCCATCTGCTCCATGGGCAGCTGCTTCGTCTCCGgcaggaagaagaagacgaacaGCGTCATCACGCACACCCACCCGCCAAACAGGAAGAAGGTGCCGAACTTGAGATGGCACAGCATGTTGAGAAACGTCTGCCCGATCACAAAGGTCATCAGGAAGATGACCGCAATCACAACGCTCTGCCCTGCCGACCTGATCTCCAGCGGGCAGATCTCTGTTGGCACCAAGTAGGTGAGAGGTCCCCAGGACCAGGCGAACCCTGCCACGAACACGCACATGATGATCAGGACCAGGTATCCATACTCCTTATCCATGACTCCATGGTCCTTGAACTTCACAGCCAGGATCGCACCGACAGTGAACTGTGACAGGATCATCTGAACACCGCCTACCAGCAAGAGCTTTCTTCGCCCGAACTTGTCGACGACGATCATGGCCACGATGTTGGCGACTGTGGCGCAGAGGCGTGTCACGACCGCTGACATGAGTGCTGCACTCTCCCCTAGCCCGATGGTCCGGAACATGACCGGCGCATAGAAGTTGATCACGTTGATTCCCGTGACCTGGTTGAAGAAAGGAATGAGGAGCGCTATCACGAGCTGCGGCCTGTACTTCTTCTTCAGGATGTTCCGGTACGGGTTCTTGATTGCTCTGGATATGTTGCTAGCGGTGACCAGATCGTCGAGCTCTTTCTGAACCCCCGTCGTGCCACGCAGCCTCTGGAGCATCATCTTCGCCTCGTCGACATTGCCATCACGCTGGATCAGGAAGCTCGGGGTCTCAGGAAGGAAGATCGCACCGATAGTCAGAAATGCAGCGGGGACAGCAGCCATGGACAGTGATATCCTCCACCCCCATCCTCCTTCGATTTTCTGCACTCCATAGTTGATAACGTTCGCGATGAGGATGCCGATGCTGATACAGAGCTCAAAGCCGTTGTTGATGGCGCCACGGTACTGCGGCGGCGCCATTTCCGAGAGGTACAGTGGAATCGACTGCAAGGCAATTTACTCATTAGTTAGTTACCAGTACAATAGAAGTCTAACCTGCAATTATCCTGAAAAAGATATACTTGTAGGACACATGAATATCCTTTCTAGATTGTGTATGAAAAGAAAATTCAGACAGCATAAAGTTTCAGGAGATAGCATCTTGTATTTCATTTTTGCAAAAGCATATCACAAGGAGGACACATGAATATACTTTCTAGATTACGAATATGAAAAGAAAGTTGAGACAGCATAAAAGTTTCAGGAGAGAGCATCTTGTATTTCtcttttgcaaaaaaaaaacatgTTGCGCTGGTGGTTGCTTTTGGTGATGATCATAGTGAACTTCATTTTCTGCTCTTTCACGGATGTGAATGGTCACCACTTTAGCAGGTTGAGATACTGATCTATTTTGTTGGTTTCTTCCTGGTTTGATCTAACGAATGAATCCCGGTATTTTAATTAAAAAGAAATAATCCATCAAATTCCCCAAAATAGAAATTGTACCAATTCATTCTGGCGACATTTAATAAGGGTTGAAATTTTGACTTGTGGGCTAAATTGTCGCTGTGTCCATGAAGAAGACTGCTGACTTGACTTTGATTTTTGCAGCTATAAACTTGAAATATCCCAAACGTAACATTTCCGTTCAGGCAGCACATTGCTGTAGCAAGTTGAGACACtgacatagtttgttggtttcttgCTGTTTTTCTCTAATTGCCGAATTGCCGTGTTGTATATAAAGTAGAAAGAATCCATCTAATTCCCCAAACTAAAAATTACACCAATTCATTCTGGCCACAATAATAAAAGATTGAAAAGTTGACTTGTGGACTAAATTGTCGTTGTGTTCATGAAGACGAGTGCTGACTTGACTTTGATTATTACTGATGCGCACTCTCAAACGGAATATTTTCCCTTGAGGTAATTCTATATGATAATATGAATGAATAATCTGTGGACAGTACTAATGAAGTGTGTAGGTGTGGTGCCACTTGCCAATTTTGACAAGGACAAAAGTGGATCCACAGTGAGACGGTGACCGCAACCGGTTGCTTTCTGGCTAGACTGGAATGGTGATGTAAGAAAGGTACTTGCAGAAAACGAAGTCCACTAAATAATCTCgggtgtgtgtgcgcgcgtggaAGCTTTGATGAGGACAAATTACAGAGCGACGTCTGCCTCTCGTGATCAAGTTCGGTACCAAGTGTCAAAGTCAATGGATCATGGACTTGCTTGTGACTGGAATTTTATTTAAAGACTAGCTAATTAATTGAGCATGTGACATTTAGGAAGTACCTGGTTGGTGAATCCGAGGCCGATGCCGAGGAGGATGCGGTTGACGAGGAGCATGTAGACGTTGACGGCGGCGCCCCCGAATGCGGATCCGGCGATGAAGACGGAGCCGCCGATGAGGATGGAGGCGCGGCGGCCGTAGCGGGTGGTGACGGTGGAGGCGAAGAGGGTGGCGACGAGGCCGGCGACGTAGAGGGAGGAGGTGAAGACGGTGAGCAGCTCGCTGTCGAAGCGGCAGTAGTTGGAGACGGCGGCCTTGTCGCCGTTCATCTGGTGGTACACGTCCGGGAagaatttcttgaggaacgactCCATGGACGTGACGCCGCCTGTAGTGTGTATTCAGTGCATCCATCAATCAACATCAGAATCACATCATGTTTGTATGCAGGAGTATATACAGTAGTTATTGTTAACTGGGTTGGCTAATCACATCAGTCACATCTTACTATGCATTGGTGTGCTGCTGTGTACTAGGATTAATTAATTAGTTTTCTTTGACAGGTTTTATTGAAAAAAAGTTTGACAGGTGGTACTACTAGAATTAAGTAGTACTCCTCTACTTAATGAtataaacactcttatattagtttacggagggagtagtgTAAAGTTGAGACGGTGAATTAAGCAAGTCATGGTGATGAGTTGATCATCGCAAGAAGAgatatactactccctccgtcccatagcccataatgtaagacgtatTTTCTTTCTTGACACTAGTGAAGTCATGTTGATGAGGTGAATTTGTTGGTAGCAAGTGGTGGTGGTGAAGAAGGATCATGCGTATGGGTGCAGAGGAGGAGTACGGGCAGTGGGTGGGTAGGTGTTCAATGCAGAAagaagggaagggaagggaagcCCATCCATCCAATCCAATCTGGTGCAAGAAATAAAGACAGGGAGGGCTTCCAATCTGGCACCGCCGCAAGTACGCCCAAAGACCCCTTCAAAAAAAAAAGGTACGCCGCCCTCAAAAAAAAAAGACCGAAGTTAATAACCGTGTCCTTAATCACCGTGTCCTTTGACTGGAGTAATCAATCAATTTGACTTGTCTTGCCTCCTCATTCTGAGGAACTCCCCTTGAAGGGGGGAAGGAAGGAATGCGAGCTAGACGAACTACTCTGCTCGGTGGAAGAATtgcaggaggaggaggatgtaGCTAATAACCTGAGATTCCGAGGTCGTAGCCGAAGAGGATGCCGCCGCTGCCGgcgacgatgcaggagaggacGACGAAGGAGGTGACCCGGCCGCTGTACCCGGCGCCGCCCGCCGGGCCCTCCACGAACGCCCCCCCTATCGCCATTGATTGATTAATTCTTGGCTGGAGTTGGAGACGAATTTGGGGGGAAGGGGAGAGCTCAGCCAGCAGCAGCTAGCTAGCAGTGGGGACTGAGCGAGTGAGAGCCCCTTGGGATGGGATGGGAAGGAAGGGGTCGTGGGGTGTGCCTATTTATTATCGTGACCCGTGAGCTACCTATCCTTGTTGTGCTTCTGCTTCTGGTTCGGTTTCTCTTGTCCTGTGTGCGTGCGTGCTTGGCTGGCGCTCGgtccgtccgtccgtccgtccgtccgtccTAGCAGATGTTTACAGCCGGGCCCGGCGCGGACGGATGGGTCTCTCGGGTTGGGTTGGGTTGGATGCTTCTGGCCGACGGTTTGGCCTTGCCTCCCACCGCCAGCGCCAGCGGCACGAGGACGTGGTGTGGGGACCGCACCTCAGCCTCACTCACATCCACCAGGACCAATCAGTTTAGCGGTCTCAAATTTTGTCTAGCGTTGGCTTCTTCGGTTTCGGTTTCGGTTTCGGTGGGTAGGTAGGTAGGGGCCACGTGTCGGCGACCCGGTCCTCGCTCGACTTGGAGCAACTCACCGAGCATGCCACGTGCTGTGTCACTCCGCATTCATCACTCTTTCTTTTAATACGAAAATTAGTTTAAAAAAAACCTCATCACTTTTTTTTTGCGGCAACACCTCATCACTACAATGTACTCCATACATCACAAAAAATGTCTATCTTCATTACAAAAAATTTAAAAAACAAATCTCAAGGTTCATAAGAAATACAGCGCATCATATCATAGACATAATAAAAATCACCTCAAGGACCCTGCATCACTAAACAGCCACTACGCCACTAGTGCAAGTCGCTTCCCTATCAAAGCCAACTTTGACTTTGTCAATGTCCAAAGACCAACACCCCCCGAGTTGCAGACATCGCCGTTGAACCATTTAATCGATGCGAAGCGCCTGGCGTCAAATCTCGTCGTCACGCATGCACGGTGAGAAACCATAGCTTCGTCGCCGAAGGAGACTGGAGCTCCATCGAGCCAGCCCCGATTGACAAACTCGAAAAGGATTGGAACCCGAAAGACCAACTCGAAGATGAAGGGCTCGTCGGCGAAGCTTGGAGGGGGTGAGCGCCGTAACCACCAGCCATATCTTTACTAAAGTTAATGTAAATGTAATaacccaaaagaaaaaaaaacagaaactctTCCTATATCTTCTCTTTCCGCTTGCAGAAAACCAGACGTAAACTACTAACCGAAGCATAGGGGAGATGGATCCACGAGCTCATCGGCAAAGCTTGGAGCGGGTAAGTGTCCTAACCGCCACAGACACGAGAGGAAAGGAGAAACCAAACCTTTATGAAGATATTTTTTCTTGCGAGGGATCA
Protein-coding sequences here:
- the LOC125511609 gene encoding hexose carrier protein HEX6-like, translated to MAIGGAFVEGPAGGAGYSGRVTSFVVLSCIVAGSGGILFGYDLGISGGVTSMESFLKKFFPDVYHQMNGDKAAVSNYCRFDSELLTVFTSSLYVAGLVATLFASTVTTRYGRRASILIGGSVFIAGSAFGGAAVNVYMLLVNRILLGIGLGFTNQSIPLYLSEMAPPQYRGAINNGFELCISIGILIANVINYGVQKIEGGWGWRISLSMAAVPAAFLTIGAIFLPETPSFLIQRDGNVDEAKMMLQRLRGTTGVQKELDDLVTASNISRAIKNPYRNILKKKYRPQLVIALLIPFFNQVTGINVINFYAPVMFRTIGLGESAALMSAVVTRLCATVANIVAMIVVDKFGRRKLLLVGGVQMILSQFTVGAILAVKFKDHGVMDKEYGYLVLIIMCVFVAGFAWSWGPLTYLVPTEICPLEIRSAGQSVVIAVIFLMTFVIGQTFLNMLCHLKFGTFFLFGGWVCVMTLFVFFFLPETKQLPMEQMEQVWRKHWFWKRIIGEGEEEVDQAQTGAGAIAMSTTPHSS